A single Henriciella sp. AS95 DNA region contains:
- the purN gene encoding phosphoribosylglycinamide formyltransferase, which yields MSRLRLAILISGRGTNMERLLEAAAEDGFPAIATLVLSNKASAAGLDTARNAGVEALAIPHRDFDDRESFERAMDQALTDRGIEIIALAGFMRVLTPWFVGKWAGRLINIHPSLLPKYPGLNTHARAIEAGDVEAGCSVHWVTEGVDEGDVIAQARAPILSGDTPDQLANRVLAEEHKLYPRALAEACRLIRQRHAS from the coding sequence GTGAGCCGTCTGCGGCTAGCGATCCTGATTTCCGGGCGTGGCACCAATATGGAGCGCCTGCTGGAGGCGGCCGCCGAAGATGGTTTTCCGGCCATTGCAACCCTCGTTCTCTCAAACAAGGCATCCGCAGCCGGACTGGATACGGCCCGCAACGCAGGTGTGGAAGCGCTCGCCATTCCGCATCGTGATTTTGATGACCGCGAGAGCTTTGAACGCGCCATGGACCAAGCTCTGACGGATCGCGGTATCGAGATCATTGCGCTTGCCGGTTTCATGCGCGTGTTGACCCCATGGTTCGTGGGCAAGTGGGCTGGCCGGTTGATCAATATTCACCCATCCCTCCTGCCGAAGTATCCTGGCCTGAACACGCACGCCCGCGCCATTGAGGCTGGTGATGTGGAAGCGGGTTGCTCTGTGCATTGGGTGACGGAAGGCGTCGATGAAGGCGATGTCATCGCGCAGGCGCGGGCGCCAATTCTATCCGGTGACACGCCAGATCAGTTGGCGAACCGCGTGCTTGCAGAAGAACACAAACTCTATCCGCGTGCCCTTGCGGAGGCCTGCCGCCTGATCAGGCAGCGTCATGCATCCTGA
- the purM gene encoding phosphoribosylformylglycinamidine cyclo-ligase — translation MTTKDQTPLSYKDAGVDIEAGERLVDAISPLAKATKRSGVMGGLGGFGALFDLKKDGWADPVLVSGTDGVGTKLMLAFDTGIHSTVGIDLVAMCANDVLAQGAEPLFFLDYFACGKLEGGIAESVISGIAEGCRQAGCALVGGETAEMPGMYPPGHYDLAGFVVGAVERSDILPRMNDMDAGDVLIGIASSGPHSNGYSLIRRIVERTGLKWDAASPFSNVTLGEALLTPTRLYSKAALPLIKGAKVKGLAHITGGGLTENVPRMLPDQLTPRFDRTSWSVPEVFKWLQAEGRVEEDEMHRTFNMGIGLVFAVAPQDADDVMSELASLGEQPTIIGEIAAK, via the coding sequence ATGACGACCAAAGACCAAACTCCTCTTTCTTATAAGGACGCCGGTGTCGACATTGAGGCAGGCGAACGCCTCGTCGATGCGATCTCCCCTCTGGCCAAGGCCACTAAGCGATCTGGCGTGATGGGAGGGCTTGGCGGCTTCGGTGCGCTGTTCGACCTCAAGAAGGACGGCTGGGCGGATCCGGTGCTGGTTTCCGGAACTGACGGCGTTGGAACCAAACTGATGCTGGCCTTCGACACGGGCATTCATAGCACGGTCGGCATCGACCTTGTCGCCATGTGTGCGAACGACGTGCTCGCGCAGGGCGCCGAACCGCTGTTTTTTCTGGACTATTTCGCGTGCGGAAAACTGGAAGGCGGGATCGCTGAATCGGTTATCTCCGGTATCGCCGAAGGGTGCCGACAGGCTGGATGCGCCCTTGTTGGCGGCGAGACTGCCGAGATGCCGGGCATGTATCCGCCGGGACATTACGACCTTGCTGGTTTCGTCGTTGGCGCGGTCGAGCGCTCCGACATATTGCCTCGCATGAACGACATGGACGCCGGTGACGTCCTGATCGGTATTGCCTCTTCAGGTCCGCACTCGAACGGCTATTCCCTGATCCGGCGCATTGTTGAGCGAACCGGCCTCAAATGGGACGCAGCATCCCCCTTCTCAAACGTAACGCTGGGCGAAGCGCTGCTGACCCCGACGCGGCTTTACTCGAAAGCCGCCCTGCCGCTGATCAAAGGCGCCAAGGTGAAGGGGCTCGCGCATATCACGGGCGGCGGTCTTACCGAGAACGTGCCGCGCATGCTGCCTGATCAGCTGACGCCGCGCTTTGACCGCACCAGCTGGAGCGTGCCGGAGGTTTTCAAGTGGCTGCAGGCGGAAGGCCGGGTCGAAGAAGACGAGATGCACCGCACCTTCAATATGGGCATCGGACTTGTCTTCGCCGTAGCACCGCAAGACGCCGACGATGTGATGTCAGAACTGGCGTCGCTGGGCGAACAGCCGACCATCATTGGTGAGATCGCGGCAAAGTGA
- the ndk gene encoding nucleoside-diphosphate kinase, translating into MAIQRTFSIIKPDATERNLTGAVNAVIEKAGLRIIGQRRIKMTREQAERFYDVHKERPFFGELVEFMTSGPVVVQVLEGENAVKAYRDVMGATNPSEAADGTIRKLYAKSIGENSVHGSDSEENAAIEIAQFFSLADITG; encoded by the coding sequence ATGGCGATCCAGCGTACCTTTTCCATCATCAAGCCGGACGCAACCGAGCGCAATCTGACCGGCGCCGTCAACGCCGTCATCGAGAAGGCTGGTCTGCGTATCATCGGCCAGCGCCGCATCAAGATGACCCGTGAGCAGGCTGAGCGCTTTTACGACGTCCACAAGGAGCGTCCATTCTTCGGTGAACTCGTTGAATTCATGACGTCCGGGCCGGTCGTTGTTCAGGTCCTCGAAGGCGAGAACGCCGTCAAAGCGTACCGCGATGTCATGGGCGCGACCAACCCGTCGGAAGCGGCTGATGGCACGATCCGCAAGCTCTACGCCAAATCCATCGGCGAGAACTCAGTCCACGGTTCTGATAGCGAAGAAAACGCCGCAATCGAGATTGCGCAATTCTTCAGCCTTGCGGACATCACAGGCTAA
- a CDS encoding Ppx/GppA phosphatase family protein: MLRSLTPEKSAVVDIGSNSVRLVIYEVTGSAALPYFNEKVLAGLGRGLPETGHLSPEGVTEAIAALRRFRAILTGLNVTEVIAVATAAVREASDGPEFARRAATELGAKLRILSGADEGRLSSLGVRVGFDLPDGIVGDLGGSSLEFQRITPSGQDGQGETHPLGPFSLSMAPDTKISEHRKAIRKVLKHSDILKSGARRLYAVGGSWRALASVHIDMTAYPLGILHGYRMNGSAIRLLTREILSIQRDKEVASRVSSIVGRRFDTIIHAALVLDEVFDVGEFKEVVISANGLRDGVLFDQRGQVLFESLGSPAGDPLLDGTAAFLRLDKSQYEFGLALYDFVRSVLPKSVAKQRIFKAACLMADCGGRFHPDHRADMAYYLILRSPIRSMSHEDRVLLAHATGARYTHKFQRPKAFTRLGRDSDDHLARVMGAAMRLGAVYSGRTATLLKQVSLRTTKSKLVLEVEPGCEDMVSATVRKRLNQLGSIMDLNPEVAVAETVNV; the protein is encoded by the coding sequence ATGCTTAGATCGCTCACGCCAGAAAAATCTGCGGTCGTCGATATCGGTTCGAACTCGGTGCGTCTCGTCATCTATGAGGTAACGGGGTCTGCAGCGCTGCCCTATTTCAATGAGAAGGTGCTCGCCGGATTGGGGCGGGGCTTGCCGGAGACCGGACATCTCTCTCCTGAGGGCGTCACCGAAGCCATTGCTGCGCTTCGCCGCTTCCGCGCCATCCTGACGGGCCTGAACGTCACCGAAGTCATCGCTGTTGCCACGGCCGCTGTACGTGAGGCGTCAGACGGGCCCGAATTTGCCCGCCGGGCGGCGACGGAGCTCGGTGCGAAACTGAGAATTCTGTCGGGCGCCGACGAAGGAAGACTATCGTCGCTCGGTGTCCGCGTCGGCTTCGATCTGCCAGACGGCATCGTCGGCGATCTTGGCGGGTCCAGTCTGGAATTCCAACGCATCACACCCTCGGGGCAGGACGGACAGGGCGAAACGCACCCGCTTGGTCCATTCTCTCTTTCCATGGCGCCCGATACGAAGATCAGCGAGCATCGCAAGGCGATCCGCAAGGTCCTCAAACACTCCGACATCCTGAAGTCTGGTGCGCGCCGTCTCTATGCGGTTGGTGGCTCATGGCGTGCGCTCGCGAGCGTTCATATCGACATGACCGCCTATCCACTCGGCATCCTGCACGGCTACCGAATGAATGGATCGGCGATCCGGCTGCTCACGCGCGAGATCCTGTCGATCCAGCGTGACAAGGAAGTGGCCAGCCGCGTCTCTTCCATTGTGGGCCGGCGCTTCGATACCATCATACATGCCGCCCTTGTGCTCGACGAAGTCTTCGATGTTGGCGAATTCAAGGAAGTCGTCATTTCGGCCAACGGTTTGCGCGACGGCGTGCTGTTCGATCAGCGAGGTCAGGTGCTGTTCGAATCGCTCGGTAGCCCCGCCGGTGACCCGCTGCTCGATGGCACAGCAGCCTTCCTGCGCCTCGACAAGTCACAATACGAGTTTGGCCTGGCGCTGTACGATTTTGTGCGGTCGGTCCTGCCGAAATCCGTCGCCAAGCAACGTATCTTCAAGGCCGCTTGCCTCATGGCCGATTGCGGCGGTCGTTTCCACCCCGATCACCGGGCAGACATGGCGTATTACCTCATCCTCCGCTCACCTATACGCAGCATGTCACATGAGGACCGGGTCCTGCTCGCCCACGCTACCGGCGCGCGCTACACGCACAAATTCCAGCGCCCGAAAGCCTTTACCCGACTGGGCCGTGATTCCGATGACCATCTTGCTCGCGTGATGGGCGCTGCGATGCGTCTCGGGGCCGTTTATTCCGGTCGTACGGCAACGCTGCTGAAACAGGTCAGCCTGCGCACAACCAAATCCAAACTTGTCCTGGAAGTTGAGCCCGGCTGCGAGGACATGGTGTCGGCAACGGTTCGCAAGCGCCTCAACCAGCTTGGCTCGATCATGGACCTGAACCCTGAAGTGGCCGTCGCCGAAACAGTGAATGTCTAG
- the rnd gene encoding ribonuclease D, producing the protein MTDKTLTPITEQGELQKFCDSLSKSEFICVDTEFHRETTFWPELCLVQASAPGVEGLIDPKAKGLDLQPFLDLMADTSRVKVFHAARQDMEIFNKLIGSPPAPVFDTQIAAMALGLGDSISYDNLVQRTLRRQIDKSSQFTDWKRRPLSDKQLTYALGDVTHLRDAYIMMHDELEKLGRLDWIKEEMAALSDADLYNTDPKDAWQRLKFRKTHKDYLAVFVAVAEWRERQAQSLDRPRRRILKDEAIQEIADQKPRTAEQFDRLRAVPNGFIRSRNAEGLLETVEAAVADPEYYAPKLPKRQHNPQTPPGAPEMLKVLLKAVSDDISVVPRLIANAADIERIARGETSDDIPALTGWRNEVFGTKARALLTGELALSFQDGQVRLFEPKH; encoded by the coding sequence ATGACTGACAAGACACTGACGCCCATTACTGAACAGGGAGAGCTGCAAAAGTTCTGCGATTCCCTGTCGAAAAGCGAATTTATCTGCGTGGATACAGAATTCCATCGCGAAACGACCTTTTGGCCAGAGCTTTGCCTGGTGCAGGCGTCAGCGCCCGGCGTGGAAGGCCTTATCGACCCGAAAGCCAAGGGACTCGACCTGCAGCCATTTCTCGATCTGATGGCAGACACATCTCGCGTGAAAGTCTTTCATGCTGCCCGTCAGGACATGGAAATTTTCAACAAGCTCATCGGGTCGCCCCCTGCTCCGGTGTTCGACACACAGATCGCTGCGATGGCACTCGGCCTTGGCGATTCGATTTCGTACGACAATCTGGTTCAGAGAACGCTGCGTCGGCAGATCGATAAGTCGAGCCAGTTCACCGACTGGAAACGTCGCCCCTTGTCAGACAAGCAGCTCACTTACGCGCTCGGCGATGTGACCCATCTGCGCGATGCCTACATCATGATGCACGATGAGCTGGAAAAACTTGGCCGTCTCGACTGGATCAAGGAGGAGATGGCCGCACTTTCCGATGCCGATCTCTACAACACCGATCCCAAGGATGCCTGGCAGCGGCTGAAGTTCCGGAAGACCCATAAAGACTATCTGGCTGTCTTTGTTGCGGTCGCCGAATGGCGTGAACGCCAAGCGCAGTCGCTGGATCGTCCTCGCCGGCGTATCCTTAAAGACGAAGCAATTCAGGAAATCGCTGATCAGAAACCCAGAACTGCCGAACAGTTCGACCGACTGCGCGCTGTCCCGAACGGCTTCATTCGTTCGCGCAATGCTGAAGGCCTGCTGGAAACGGTGGAAGCGGCTGTGGCAGACCCGGAATACTACGCGCCGAAACTGCCGAAGCGTCAGCACAATCCCCAAACGCCGCCCGGTGCTCCGGAAATGCTGAAAGTCCTCCTGAAGGCCGTCAGCGACGATATAAGCGTTGTGCCGCGCCTGATTGCCAATGCCGCCGATATCGAGCGTATCGCCCGCGGAGAGACGTCTGACGACATTCCTGCGCTGACGGGCTGGCGAAACGAGGTTTTCGGTACGAAAGCACGGGCCTTGCTTACGGGTGAGCTGGCGCTCTCATTCCAGGATGGTCAGGTCCGGCTGTTCGAGCCAAAACACTAG
- a CDS encoding RNA degradosome polyphosphate kinase, whose amino-acid sequence MADAAETDQDSSATTMKGPQRFLNRELSWLRFNERVLEEAHNISHPLLERLRFLSISANNLDEFFMVRYAGLREQFRAGVTKTSQEGMTPGQQVEAIEKQSAALMESQQACWKELRDLLASEKIHVEPASELSKADLKWLKTHFEDNVFPILTPQAVDPAHPFPFIPNLGFAVAFQLIPEHAGAEAMVGLVPMPAFSPRFIRLPDKAKQGIRFVRLESVIAEFMDMLFPGYSSSGHCVFRIVRDSDIEIEEEAEDLIHEFEILLKQRRRGRIVRIHIDADAPDQLLEFITREIGAEPRDIMVLHGLLGMKSLSELIIEDRADLQFKPYEPRYPERIREMGGDCFAAIRAKDFIVHHPYESFDVVVQFVRQAALDPDVIAIKQTLYRTTLNSPIVAALMEAAEMGKNVTALVEIKARFDEETNLRLARDLERAGVQVVYGFIDYKTHAKVSLVVRREGQKLQTYTHFGTGNYHPVTARIYTDLSLFTADAALGRDANRLFNYITAYREPPENAPDFEKISMSPRTLEQTLIKLIDKEAANARAGKPSGIWAKMNSLVDGDVIDALYRASQAGVPIILIVRGICCLRPQVPGLSDTINVKSLIGRFLEHSRIVCFANGESLPSAKAKVFISSADWMQRNLKRRVEALVPIENPTVHRQVLNQIMIANLNDDEQSWEMDGDGSFFRLRPPERGDGFSAHRYFMENPSLSGRGNALVVSIPPRLAPKKRGKKQNA is encoded by the coding sequence ATGGCGGACGCGGCTGAAACGGATCAGGACAGTTCAGCGACGACAATGAAAGGTCCGCAGCGCTTCCTGAATCGTGAGCTCTCCTGGCTGCGCTTCAATGAGCGCGTTCTCGAGGAAGCCCATAACATTTCGCACCCGCTTCTGGAGCGGCTTCGATTTCTGTCGATCTCAGCAAATAATCTCGATGAATTTTTCATGGTCCGCTACGCTGGCCTGCGGGAGCAGTTTCGCGCAGGGGTCACCAAGACCAGCCAGGAGGGCATGACGCCTGGACAGCAGGTCGAGGCGATTGAAAAACAGTCGGCCGCACTGATGGAGTCGCAGCAAGCCTGCTGGAAAGAGCTTCGCGATCTGCTCGCATCAGAGAAAATCCACGTCGAACCCGCTTCTGAACTGTCCAAGGCGGATCTCAAATGGCTGAAGACCCATTTCGAGGACAATGTCTTTCCGATCCTGACGCCTCAGGCGGTGGACCCGGCACACCCATTTCCATTCATTCCGAATCTGGGCTTCGCCGTCGCCTTCCAGCTAATCCCGGAGCACGCGGGTGCGGAGGCGATGGTTGGCTTGGTGCCCATGCCCGCTTTCTCGCCGCGCTTCATACGTCTGCCAGACAAGGCCAAACAAGGCATTCGCTTTGTCCGTCTTGAGAGTGTGATCGCTGAGTTCATGGACATGCTGTTTCCTGGCTATAGTTCCAGTGGCCATTGCGTGTTCCGCATCGTTCGAGACAGCGACATCGAGATCGAGGAAGAGGCCGAGGATCTCATTCATGAGTTTGAAATCCTGCTGAAGCAACGCCGGCGCGGCCGCATTGTCCGCATTCACATCGACGCCGACGCGCCCGATCAGCTGCTTGAGTTTATCACGCGGGAAATTGGCGCCGAACCACGCGACATCATGGTCCTCCATGGCCTGCTCGGCATGAAAAGCCTGTCAGAGCTCATCATTGAGGATCGCGCTGACCTGCAGTTCAAACCTTACGAGCCACGCTACCCCGAGCGCATTCGCGAGATGGGTGGTGACTGCTTCGCAGCGATCCGAGCGAAGGACTTCATTGTCCATCACCCCTATGAGTCCTTTGATGTGGTTGTGCAGTTCGTTCGACAGGCTGCGCTCGATCCTGATGTCATCGCGATCAAGCAGACCTTGTATCGCACGACGCTGAATTCTCCGATTGTTGCCGCCCTTATGGAAGCGGCCGAGATGGGCAAGAACGTGACAGCCCTGGTCGAGATCAAGGCGCGGTTCGATGAGGAAACCAACCTCCGTCTCGCCCGTGACCTGGAGCGGGCAGGGGTGCAGGTCGTTTATGGTTTCATTGACTACAAGACCCATGCAAAGGTCTCGCTGGTAGTCCGCAGGGAAGGCCAGAAACTCCAGACCTACACCCATTTCGGGACAGGAAATTATCACCCTGTCACTGCCCGCATCTACACCGACCTGTCTTTGTTCACCGCCGATGCGGCGCTCGGACGCGATGCCAACCGCCTGTTCAACTACATAACGGCCTACCGTGAGCCGCCCGAAAATGCACCGGATTTCGAGAAAATCTCGATGTCACCGCGCACGCTGGAGCAGACGCTGATCAAGCTCATCGACAAGGAGGCCGCCAATGCCAGGGCAGGCAAGCCGAGCGGCATCTGGGCCAAGATGAACTCGCTGGTCGACGGCGATGTCATCGATGCGCTTTACAGGGCGAGTCAGGCGGGTGTGCCGATCATTCTCATCGTTCGCGGCATTTGCTGCCTGCGGCCTCAGGTGCCGGGTCTGTCTGACACCATCAACGTCAAAAGCCTGATCGGGCGGTTCCTCGAACACTCGCGAATTGTCTGCTTTGCCAATGGCGAAAGTCTGCCCTCGGCAAAAGCAAAGGTCTTCATCTCCTCCGCAGACTGGATGCAGCGAAACCTGAAGCGGCGCGTTGAAGCTCTCGTGCCTATCGAGAACCCGACCGTGCACCGCCAGGTGCTCAACCAGATCATGATCGCTAATCTCAATGATGATGAGCAGAGCTGGGAAATGGATGGCGACGGTAGCTTTTTCCGTCTTCGTCCACCAGAGCGGGGCGACGGGTTCAGTGCCCACCGCTACTTCATGGAAAACCCCAGCCTGTCTGGCCGCGGAAATGCGCTCGTTGTGAGTATTCCACCGCGCCTCGCGCCGAAGAAACGCGGCAAGAAACAGAATGCTTAG
- a CDS encoding pentapeptide repeat-containing protein, whose amino-acid sequence MAQNNFADAQETSHHVAWSPSYGGSCQACDLRGRNMSGWDISRANYPDADLSDSLLRGTRATGVVFTNAIALNTDFRQATLDDAKFVDAHLETSRFDKASLRNADLSRAVMTQTKLRGAILTGATARRTDFSDSLAQRVDFSGANLANARFTNAKLSNAVFYNAVLTGATFDGADLTGANLSNMRLNEVNFEGAIGLETANFENSCLAAGTHLPDGIELAPCPPLEGTFALKFD is encoded by the coding sequence ATGGCACAAAACAACTTTGCGGACGCGCAGGAAACCAGCCACCATGTTGCCTGGTCGCCGTCATATGGTGGATCCTGCCAAGCTTGTGATCTGCGCGGTCGAAACATGTCAGGGTGGGACATCTCGCGCGCAAACTATCCGGATGCAGACTTATCTGATTCCTTGTTGAGAGGGACGCGTGCGACCGGAGTTGTCTTCACAAACGCCATTGCTCTGAACACTGATTTTCGTCAGGCGACGCTTGATGATGCGAAATTCGTCGATGCGCATCTGGAAACTTCGCGCTTTGACAAGGCGAGCCTGCGCAATGCGGACCTCTCCCGCGCGGTCATGACGCAAACCAAGCTACGCGGCGCCATTCTGACAGGCGCGACGGCGCGCCGGACGGACTTTTCTGATTCACTGGCTCAACGCGTCGACTTTTCGGGCGCAAATCTCGCCAATGCGCGGTTCACGAATGCGAAGCTCAGCAATGCGGTGTTCTACAACGCCGTTCTTACCGGTGCGACGTTCGATGGAGCCGACCTGACCGGTGCCAATCTATCGAACATGCGCCTCAATGAGGTGAACTTCGAAGGGGCGATTGGCCTCGAGACGGCCAACTTCGAAAATAGCTGCCTCGCAGCCGGCACGCATTTGCCAGACGGTATCGAGCTGGCGCCCTGCCCTCCATTGGAAGGGACATTTGCGCTCAAATTTGATTAG
- a CDS encoding pentapeptide repeat-containing protein, giving the protein MLKQIVIATAGLLISAGAFAQDASEIAKVQAGQSCVGCNLFQANLAYLDAKNVDVSGSRLRQSDMQLSTFDDWNLSGANLTIANMFGVRFNRSDFSGADLTRANMVGAYVGTSNFAGANLTDVNISGADLSIARGLTQHQLDRACGDNSTMLPKGLKVRPCA; this is encoded by the coding sequence CAAATTGTTATCGCAACGGCCGGACTGCTCATATCCGCGGGCGCTTTCGCCCAGGATGCCAGCGAGATTGCCAAGGTCCAGGCCGGCCAGTCCTGTGTGGGCTGTAATCTGTTCCAGGCGAACCTCGCCTATCTGGACGCAAAAAATGTTGATGTTTCAGGGTCGAGGCTCCGCCAATCTGATATGCAGCTCTCAACGTTCGATGACTGGAACCTGTCGGGCGCGAACCTCACAATCGCGAATATGTTCGGCGTTCGGTTCAATCGATCCGACTTTTCAGGCGCTGATCTGACCCGCGCAAACATGGTTGGCGCGTATGTTGGGACCTCAAATTTCGCGGGCGCAAACTTGACAGACGTTAACATTTCTGGCGCTGATCTTTCCATCGCTCGGGGACTTACCCAGCACCAGTTGGATCGAGCGTGTGGGGACAATTCGACCATGCTTCCAAAGGGGCTAAAGGTACGGCCATGCGCCTGA
- the aspS gene encoding aspartate--tRNA ligase, translated as MHAYRSHTCGELTKSHVGETVKLSGWLHRRRDHGGVIFIDLRDHYGLTQCVFNPGSPGFETVERLRAESVLTVNGKVVARDESLVNPNLETGEIEVVAGEVTVQSAAAELPLPVFGEPEYPEEVRLKYRFLDLRRETLHNHIMTRTKVIASMRKRMQDKNFTEFQTPILTASSPEGARDFLVPSRLHPGEFYALPQAPQQYKQLLMVSGFDKYFQIAPCFRDEDPRADRFYGEFYQLDLEMSFVTQDDLFDTMEPVFRGLFEEFGEGKPVTQEFRRIPYDESMRKYGSDKPDLRIPIEMEAVTEHFAGSGFKVFAGMIERDPKVEVWAIPAKTGGSRAFCDRMNSWAQGEGQPGLGYIFWREEEGAVAGAGPIAKNIGAERTEAIRTQLGLEAGDACFFAAGDPKAFATFAGAARARVGEELDLIDRDRFELAWIVDFPFYEWDEEEKRIDFSHNPFSMPQGGLDAFNSMDPLDLKAWQYDLVCNGYEIVSGGIRNHVPELMVKAFEKVGLSKQDVEDRFGGLYRAFQYGAPPHGGMAAGIDRIVMILCGAKNLRDIALFPMNQQAVDLLMGAPAPAEDVQLKELNLRLAPQVKKD; from the coding sequence ATGCACGCATACCGCTCGCATACATGCGGCGAACTTACGAAGTCTCACGTTGGTGAGACTGTGAAGCTATCTGGATGGCTGCACCGCCGCCGCGACCATGGTGGTGTCATCTTCATTGACCTGCGCGATCATTACGGCCTGACCCAATGCGTCTTCAATCCGGGCTCACCGGGTTTTGAGACGGTCGAGCGCCTGCGCGCCGAGAGTGTGTTGACGGTGAACGGGAAGGTAGTTGCCCGCGATGAGTCGCTGGTGAACCCGAATCTTGAAACGGGTGAAATCGAAGTCGTGGCTGGTGAAGTGACTGTGCAGTCCGCGGCCGCCGAGCTGCCCCTGCCAGTCTTCGGCGAACCCGAATATCCAGAGGAGGTCCGTCTCAAATACCGCTTCCTCGATCTTCGCCGTGAGACGCTGCACAATCACATCATGACGCGGACCAAAGTCATCGCGTCGATGCGCAAGCGCATGCAGGACAAGAATTTCACCGAGTTCCAGACGCCGATCCTGACAGCCTCGTCGCCGGAAGGCGCACGGGATTTCCTCGTGCCATCGCGTCTGCACCCTGGTGAGTTCTACGCGCTGCCGCAGGCTCCGCAGCAGTACAAGCAGCTGCTGATGGTGTCGGGCTTCGACAAGTATTTCCAGATCGCGCCGTGCTTCCGGGATGAAGACCCGCGCGCTGACCGTTTCTACGGCGAGTTTTACCAGCTCGACCTCGAAATGAGTTTCGTCACGCAGGACGATCTCTTCGACACGATGGAGCCGGTCTTCCGCGGCCTCTTCGAGGAGTTTGGTGAGGGCAAGCCTGTCACGCAGGAGTTTCGCCGCATCCCGTATGACGAGTCGATGCGCAAATATGGCTCCGACAAGCCGGACCTTCGCATCCCGATCGAGATGGAGGCCGTTACCGAGCACTTCGCGGGCTCGGGCTTCAAGGTCTTCGCAGGGATGATCGAACGGGACCCCAAAGTCGAGGTCTGGGCCATCCCGGCCAAGACGGGCGGCAGCCGAGCCTTCTGCGACCGGATGAACTCGTGGGCGCAGGGCGAAGGCCAGCCTGGCCTCGGCTATATCTTCTGGCGCGAAGAAGAAGGCGCGGTCGCTGGCGCCGGTCCGATCGCCAAGAATATCGGAGCCGAACGCACCGAAGCCATCCGCACTCAGCTCGGCCTGGAAGCTGGCGATGCCTGCTTCTTCGCAGCCGGTGATCCAAAAGCGTTTGCAACTTTCGCCGGCGCCGCCCGCGCACGGGTCGGTGAAGAGCTCGATCTCATTGACCGCGACCGGTTCGAACTCGCCTGGATCGTCGACTTCCCATTCTATGAGTGGGACGAAGAAGAGAAGCGCATCGATTTCTCTCACAACCCGTTTTCGATGCCTCAAGGCGGCCTCGATGCCTTCAACTCGATGGATCCGCTGGATCTCAAGGCCTGGCAGTACGACCTTGTCTGTAACGGCTACGAGATCGTGTCCGGCGGCATCCGGAACCATGTGCCGGAACTGATGGTCAAAGCCTTCGAAAAAGTCGGACTGTCCAAACAGGACGTCGAGGACCGTTTCGGTGGTCTCTACCGCGCCTTCCAGTATGGCGCACCTCCGCACGGGGGTATGGCGGCGGGTATCGACCGTATCGTGATGATCCTGTGCGGCGCGAAAAACCTTCGCGACATCGCACTCTTCCCGATGAACCAGCAGGCGGTCGACCTCCTCATGGGCGCCCCGGCGCCTGCGGAAGACGTACAGCTTAAAGAGCTGAATCTGAGGCTCGCACCGCAGGTCAAAAAGGATTGA
- a CDS encoding BLUF domain-containing protein, which produces MQRLIYTSSARHNLKAPHITDILTTSRENNRKAGVTGLLIYHEGTFLQVLEGDKAVLDALYARIRRDWRHSDCKMLLNECVTGRAFAGWSMLYRLGEDMDARHVRQLRDIRSAVESCETGDFASHPMLSVFLRAFLSNLRMHDAA; this is translated from the coding sequence ATGCAACGCCTCATCTACACCAGCTCGGCGCGTCACAATCTCAAGGCGCCGCACATTACCGACATCCTGACAACGTCACGCGAGAACAATCGCAAGGCCGGCGTGACTGGCTTGCTGATTTACCACGAAGGCACGTTTCTTCAGGTGCTGGAAGGCGATAAGGCCGTCCTGGACGCGCTTTACGCCCGGATCCGCAGGGACTGGCGCCATTCGGACTGTAAAATGCTGCTGAACGAGTGTGTAACCGGACGGGCATTCGCAGGATGGTCGATGCTCTACCGCCTTGGCGAAGACATGGACGCCCGCCACGTGCGCCAGCTAAGAGATATCCGCTCGGCGGTCGAGAGCTGTGAAACCGGCGACTTTGCAAGCCACCCGATGTTGAGTGTTTTCCTGCGCGCCTTCCTGAGCAATCTCAGGATGCATGACGCTGCCTGA